A part of Desulfobacterales bacterium genomic DNA contains:
- a CDS encoding transglutaminase-like domain-containing protein — protein MFLGSVLIWGVAVYFDAKTDAADDRSAYTIPRQVYYEFTLQNTGSQLLENAEFRTYAPVKQTANQRCDAITASHPFDLSIDGLGNQILYFKLKALPPYATRIIRITADLRLSEGAKPNSPDAPALWLKAEKYIEADHPAIQSTARQLKSSDVLQTANNIFQWVAGHIQYAGYIKNDRGALYAHTYRKGDCTEYMYLFAALCRANAIPSRGVGGYICPENTILKVAGFHNWAEFYQDGAWHIADPQNRFFFKNTAGYIAMHIMGNQGDGAENRFNRFSYKGDGLKVSMN, from the coding sequence TTGTTCCTCGGGAGTGTTCTGATCTGGGGTGTGGCGGTGTATTTTGACGCAAAAACGGATGCGGCCGATGACCGGAGCGCATACACGATCCCGCGACAGGTTTACTATGAATTTACGCTCCAGAACACGGGATCGCAATTGCTGGAAAATGCCGAATTCCGGACCTACGCGCCGGTCAAACAGACGGCCAACCAGCGCTGCGACGCGATCACGGCGTCCCATCCGTTTGATTTGTCCATTGATGGGTTGGGCAACCAGATTTTGTATTTTAAACTGAAGGCGCTGCCGCCCTATGCGACCCGGATCATCCGCATTACGGCGGATCTGCGACTGTCCGAAGGGGCGAAGCCGAACAGTCCGGATGCCCCGGCCTTATGGCTGAAGGCGGAAAAATATATCGAAGCGGACCATCCGGCCATTCAAAGCACCGCCCGGCAGTTAAAGTCTTCCGACGTGCTGCAGACGGCCAATAATATATTTCAGTGGGTCGCGGGCCATATTCAGTATGCCGGTTATATTAAAAACGATCGCGGTGCTCTGTATGCGCACACGTACCGCAAGGGAGACTGCACCGAATATATGTATCTGTTTGCCGCCCTTTGCCGGGCCAATGCAATCCCGTCCCGGGGGGTCGGGGGTTACATCTGCCCTGAAAATACAATCTTAAAGGTAGCCGGCTTTCACAACTGGGCCGAGTTTTACCAGGACGGCGCCTGGCATATCGCCGACCCCCAGAACAGGTTTTTTTTTAAAAACACGGCCGGGTACATTGCCATGCACATTATGGGCAACCAAGGGGATGGCGCTGAAAATCGGTTTAACCGTTTCAGCTATAAAGGAGACGGGCTTAAAGTCAGCATGAATTAA
- a CDS encoding rhodanese-like domain-containing protein, with translation MKILNRLILITAMMGLSLYPRPTSAAETTPVSTRSVLEQLKQQQQIFLVDIRRPEEFSAVRIPDSINVPLYFIKTKAFLKNNPVVLVDGGYPDGQTEAACRELNKSGFRVSILSGGLLAWQRSGGQLNGDLFFPDRYKHISALEFYQEKDRKDQVVIDVSERQNSQAKRLLPETRYLPFPRQLTAGALRAAAAGKKLILIFNDTGAGYEEIEKIVAQTNLENVFFLEGGLAGYRTYLSNQDLALQARDSRVKKTVDCAPCGQRE, from the coding sequence ATGAAAATATTAAACCGATTAATTCTGATCACTGCGATGATGGGATTATCCCTTTATCCCCGGCCTACATCGGCGGCGGAAACAACGCCGGTTTCGACCCGGTCCGTCCTGGAGCAGCTCAAACAACAGCAGCAGATCTTTTTGGTGGACATCCGCCGGCCGGAGGAATTCAGCGCGGTGCGGATACCCGATTCCATCAACGTGCCGCTGTATTTTATCAAGACCAAGGCGTTTTTGAAAAACAATCCCGTGGTGCTGGTGGACGGCGGCTATCCCGACGGGCAAACGGAGGCGGCCTGCCGGGAATTAAACAAAAGCGGTTTCAGGGTTTCGATCTTAAGCGGCGGCCTGCTCGCCTGGCAGCGCAGCGGCGGACAGCTAAATGGCGATCTGTTTTTTCCGGACCGATACAAACATATTTCGGCATTGGAATTCTACCAGGAAAAAGACCGCAAAGACCAGGTCGTTATCGATGTGTCCGAACGGCAGAATTCGCAGGCAAAACGCCTTTTGCCGGAGACGCGCTATCTGCCGTTTCCCCGGCAATTGACCGCCGGGGCGCTCCGTGCTGCTGCGGCCGGGAAAAAGTTAATCCTCATTTTTAACGATACCGGCGCAGGGTACGAAGAGATCGAAAAAATCGTCGCCCAAACCAATCTTGAAAATGTTTTTTTCCTTGAAGGCGGTCTGGCAGGATACCGGACTTATCTGTCCAATCAGGACCTGGCCTTACAGGCACGAGATAGCCGCGTAAAAAAAACCGTGGACTGTGCGCCCTGCGGGCAGAGAGAATGA
- a CDS encoding PKD domain-containing protein: MGKPNGSPGYSGISRLFLMFWAVLCLIAAPGTALAATDSVCADVKIEIKQELTLERQAFDAHMRINNGLSHIMLKNVAATVSFKDAAGNTIRASSDPDDADALFFVRIDSLQNIDAVDGSGAVSPASSADIHWLIIPAPGSSNGLNAGTLYYVGATLSYTIGGETHTTEVTPDYIFVKPMPALTLDYFLPTDVFGDDPWTAETEASVPFSLGVRVKNTGAGTAKALKIDSAQPKIVDNDQGLLIGFVIEGSEVNGKPATASLLADFGDIAPDGAKAARWFMTCTLSGRFVDFRANFSHSDELGGQLTSLFEAARTHYSVRDVLADLPGRDTVRDFLAKESADSQIYTLYESNGQNTAVTNQSANSSLVLASSTDAESRYTLSAPATAGFMVVTLPDPHNGQKILKQVLRSDGKVIKPENAWLSKKQQADHTWQHFVNLFDVNTTNSYTFIFDASAETPRAPVLEPIANQTGFEKNALAFTVAASDPDGTIPTLSAAPLPFGATFVDRGDGTGLFSWTPAEGQAGVYTITFKASDGALEDARAVLVSINAFGDSDQDGLPDDWEMAHFGNLDRDGSGDADGDGISDLDEYLNGTDPASSNAPGIPNILAPPDGSETPLLQPELVVENSTDPDGDVITYEFEVYADAGLTARVAYQPAVPQTAQQTGWTVPENLSDNTHYYWRVRAGDGTGFSQWAQAGFFVNTQNDPPGAFNISSPADSSEVDTLKPMLEVTNSVDVDGDAVTYTFEIYADSAMSQVVATAADIAAGSAGTTFLSVTNDLDDNTRYFWRAVAIDEHGAWTATAQAVFFVNTANDAPTTPRIVFPEDGNEVTIQQLDLVAADAVDIDGDALAYIFEIDTVITFDGSLKRTSGEISPGADGAVWPVSGLSDNTRYYWRVKAGDDAAQSPWTTAGFFVNTANDAPSVPTVKNPGHAAWVSSLEPTLELNPAVDVDEDVIYYRFRLYSDEALSQPVDDTVTESLNWTPSATLLDNHWYYWRARAEDEHGLPGDWSAVSAFFTDQNGVDDPPRIVIVEPAGDLRTHAGITIAWDDGDPETDAAISLFYDTDTSGADGIPIMTDISEDPDEESDTFVWDITAVADGNYYIYAVISDGNSTVTSYSSGAVTVDKTPPSAEAGDDQDVDEGAVILLDGSASYDPGNGTVSYRWEQTGGPAVSLPDPESAQVAFTAPDAGSGGEVLTFTLTVVDAVGLESTDMVTVMVHNVAPVVDVGPDLTVDEGASVGFSAGFSDSGGLDTHSAQIDWGDGTVSAGSVVETDGSGTVQADHIYSNDGVYTVTLTITDDDGAAGSNTFTVTVNNVAPAAVAGVDQYAGEGADISFSGSFTDPGDDAHTILWNFGDGANVIDTLYPAHTYKDNGVYTVTLTVIDDDDGVGSDTLTVTVNNVAPMANAGPDQTAAEGAEVAFGGSFSDPGTDSHTILWRFGDGATAGGSLTPTHTYADNGIYTVTLTVTDDDGGVGSSTLTVTVNNVPPVINELAADEIIKTGEAIFGSCSFTDPGSDTWTAAIDFGDGVQETLALDQNKSFTFSHTYSSTGLHSILVRISDDDGGEDGRDLIVAVTGNSGCVRGKGFWAHQFGDNGNHQINDDTLQAYLYIIDRFSSVFSESIGMTTIEEAKQVYWPAGGNGKKDKDLAKKEQALEHFLATWLNFADGALSLDMPVDTDFDNVPDMTLAEAILWVESILNNPDSDKADFIQAKNICESINSMGGCD, encoded by the coding sequence ATGGGAAAGCCGAACGGATCGCCGGGGTATTCGGGTATCAGTCGACTGTTTTTGATGTTCTGGGCGGTTTTGTGCCTCATTGCCGCGCCGGGCACTGCATTGGCCGCAACCGATTCCGTCTGCGCCGATGTTAAGATCGAAATCAAACAGGAGCTGACCCTGGAACGGCAGGCCTTTGACGCCCACATGCGCATCAACAACGGCCTATCCCATATCATGCTTAAAAATGTGGCTGCGACGGTTTCATTCAAGGACGCGGCCGGAAACACCATCCGCGCGAGTTCAGACCCCGATGATGCCGACGCCCTGTTTTTTGTGCGCATAGACTCCCTGCAGAATATTGACGCTGTGGACGGCAGCGGCGCAGTCTCACCGGCTTCATCGGCCGATATCCACTGGCTCATCATCCCGGCCCCCGGTTCTTCCAACGGCCTGAACGCCGGCACCCTTTACTACGTGGGGGCCACCCTTTCCTATACCATCGGCGGCGAAACCCATACCACCGAAGTGACCCCGGACTACATTTTTGTGAAACCCATGCCGGCGCTGACCCTCGATTATTTTCTGCCCACGGATGTTTTTGGCGACGATCCCTGGACGGCCGAGACCGAGGCGTCGGTTCCTTTCAGTTTGGGCGTACGCGTGAAGAATACCGGCGCCGGCACGGCCAAGGCGCTTAAGATTGACTCCGCTCAGCCAAAGATTGTCGACAACGATCAGGGGCTTTTAATTGGCTTTGTGATTGAGGGCAGCGAAGTCAACGGCAAGCCGGCCACGGCCAGTCTGCTGGCGGATTTCGGCGACATAGCGCCCGACGGTGCCAAAGCCGCCCGCTGGTTCATGACCTGCACCCTGTCGGGCCGCTTCGTGGATTTTCGCGCAAACTTCAGCCATTCAGACGAGCTGGGCGGACAACTCACCTCGCTTTTTGAGGCCGCCCGGACCCATTATTCGGTGCGGGACGTCCTGGCGGACTTGCCCGGGCGGGACACGGTCCGGGATTTTCTGGCCAAAGAAAGCGCCGACAGCCAGATCTACACCCTGTATGAGTCAAACGGCCAGAACACGGCCGTCACCAACCAGAGCGCCAACTCATCCCTGGTATTAGCGTCGTCGACCGATGCCGAGAGCCGCTATACCCTGTCCGCGCCGGCCACGGCCGGGTTTATGGTTGTGACGCTGCCGGACCCCCATAACGGCCAGAAGATACTCAAGCAGGTGCTGAGAAGCGACGGCAAGGTCATCAAACCCGAAAACGCCTGGCTTTCCAAAAAGCAGCAGGCGGACCATACCTGGCAGCACTTTGTCAACCTGTTCGATGTCAATACCACCAATTCCTATACCTTTATATTCGATGCATCGGCGGAAACACCCCGCGCGCCGGTCCTTGAACCCATCGCCAACCAGACCGGCTTTGAAAAAAACGCCCTCGCCTTTACGGTTGCGGCCAGCGATCCGGACGGCACGATCCCTACTCTAAGCGCCGCGCCCCTGCCGTTCGGGGCGACGTTTGTGGACCGGGGCGACGGCACCGGTCTTTTCAGCTGGACCCCGGCCGAAGGCCAGGCCGGTGTTTATACCATCACGTTCAAAGCCTCAGACGGCGCTTTGGAAGATGCCCGGGCGGTGCTTGTCAGCATCAATGCCTTCGGGGATAGCGACCAGGACGGCCTGCCGGATGACTGGGAGATGGCACATTTCGGAAACCTGGACCGTGACGGCAGCGGCGATGCCGACGGCGACGGCATTTCGGATCTGGATGAGTATCTCAACGGCACCGATCCGGCGTCGAGCAACGCCCCCGGCATTCCGAACATCCTTGCGCCCCCGGACGGTTCCGAAACACCCCTGCTGCAGCCCGAGCTTGTCGTTGAAAACAGCACGGACCCCGACGGCGACGTGATTACCTATGAGTTTGAGGTCTATGCCGACGCGGGTCTCACCGCCCGGGTGGCATATCAACCGGCCGTGCCCCAAACCGCCCAGCAGACCGGCTGGACGGTTCCTGAAAATCTCAGCGATAATACGCATTACTACTGGCGGGTCAGGGCAGGGGACGGCACTGGCTTCAGCCAGTGGGCCCAGGCCGGCTTTTTTGTCAATACCCAAAACGATCCCCCCGGTGCGTTTAACATCAGCAGCCCGGCGGACAGTTCCGAAGTGGACACGCTGAAACCGATGCTGGAAGTGACCAACAGCGTGGATGTGGACGGGGACGCCGTCACCTATACTTTTGAAATTTATGCCGATAGCGCCATGAGCCAGGTGGTGGCCACAGCCGCAGACATTGCCGCCGGCAGCGCCGGTACCACCTTCTTGAGCGTGACAAACGACCTGGATGACAATACCCGGTATTTCTGGCGGGCGGTCGCCATTGATGAACACGGCGCCTGGACGGCAACAGCGCAGGCTGTCTTTTTTGTCAACACGGCCAATGACGCCCCCACGACGCCCCGGATCGTATTTCCAGAGGACGGCAATGAAGTGACGATCCAGCAACTGGACCTTGTCGCAGCTGATGCCGTTGATATCGATGGGGATGCCCTCGCCTATATCTTTGAGATTGATACCGTCATCACATTTGACGGGTCCCTCAAACGGACGTCGGGTGAGATCAGCCCGGGCGCCGATGGGGCCGTATGGCCGGTTTCCGGTCTCAGCGACAACACGCGCTACTACTGGCGGGTCAAAGCCGGCGACGACGCCGCCCAGAGCCCCTGGACCACGGCCGGCTTCTTTGTCAATACGGCCAATGACGCACCTTCGGTTCCGACGGTGAAAAATCCGGGACACGCCGCCTGGGTGAGCTCGCTTGAGCCGACCCTTGAGCTGAACCCGGCCGTGGACGTGGATGAAGATGTCATCTATTACCGGTTTAGGCTGTATAGCGATGAGGCATTGAGCCAACCGGTTGATGACACGGTTACGGAAAGTCTCAATTGGACGCCGTCTGCGACGCTGCTGGACAACCACTGGTATTACTGGCGCGCCCGGGCCGAGGACGAACACGGGCTTCCCGGCGACTGGTCGGCGGTATCGGCTTTCTTTACCGATCAGAACGGTGTCGATGATCCGCCCCGGATCGTAATTGTGGAACCGGCCGGGGATCTGCGGACCCATGCAGGTATCACCATTGCTTGGGACGACGGCGATCCCGAGACCGATGCAGCCATTTCTCTCTTTTACGATACGGATACTTCCGGGGCGGACGGCATTCCGATCATGACGGATATTAGCGAGGATCCGGATGAAGAAAGCGATACCTTTGTATGGGACATTACCGCTGTAGCCGACGGCAACTATTATATCTATGCCGTGATCAGCGACGGCAACTCAACCGTCACGTCATACAGTTCTGGGGCCGTAACCGTTGATAAGACCCCGCCGTCGGCCGAGGCCGGGGATGATCAGGATGTGGATGAGGGCGCGGTAATCCTTCTGGATGGTTCTGCCTCTTACGATCCCGGCAACGGGACGGTGTCTTACCGCTGGGAGCAGACCGGCGGGCCGGCCGTTTCTTTGCCCGATCCGGAGTCAGCGCAGGTCGCATTTACGGCCCCGGATGCCGGCAGCGGCGGCGAAGTACTGACTTTTACGCTGACGGTAGTCGACGCGGTGGGCCTGGAGAGCACCGACATGGTCACGGTTATGGTTCATAATGTTGCTCCTGTTGTAGATGTCGGCCCCGACCTGACAGTTGATGAAGGCGCGAGCGTCGGTTTTTCCGCCGGTTTCAGCGATTCCGGAGGGCTGGATACCCACAGCGCCCAAATTGACTGGGGAGACGGCACGGTTTCTGCCGGCAGCGTGGTGGAGACCGATGGCTCCGGCACGGTTCAGGCAGACCATATTTATTCCAATGACGGCGTTTATACCGTAACGCTCACGATAACCGACGATGACGGCGCTGCAGGCTCAAACACCTTCACGGTTACGGTTAATAATGTCGCACCGGCGGCAGTCGCCGGAGTAGATCAATATGCCGGTGAAGGCGCGGATATCAGTTTTAGCGGCAGCTTTACCGATCCGGGCGATGACGCCCATACGATCCTGTGGAACTTCGGCGACGGTGCCAACGTCATCGATACTCTCTATCCAGCGCATACCTATAAAGATAACGGAGTTTATACCGTCACTCTCACGGTGATAGACGATGATGACGGTGTGGGCAGCGATACCCTGACGGTTACGGTGAACAACGTGGCGCCGATGGCAAATGCCGGGCCGGATCAGACCGCGGCCGAGGGCGCGGAAGTGGCCTTTGGCGGGAGCTTCAGCGATCCGGGCACGGACAGCCATACAATTCTCTGGCGCTTCGGCGACGGTGCGACTGCCGGCGGGAGTCTGACGCCGACACACACCTATGCCGACAACGGCATTTATACCGTGACATTGACGGTGACCGACGATGACGGCGGGGTGGGTTCAAGCACCCTGACGGTTACGGTGAACAACGTGCCGCCGGTAATAAATGAACTTGCCGCCGACGAAATCATTAAAACGGGGGAAGCAATATTTGGTTCCTGTTCTTTTACCGATCCCGGCAGTGACACCTGGACCGCCGCGATTGATTTCGGCGACGGGGTCCAGGAGACACTGGCGCTGGATCAGAATAAGAGTTTTACATTCAGTCACACCTATTCCTCAACCGGTCTCCATTCGATCCTTGTGAGGATATCCGATGATGACGGGGGTGAGGACGGCCGGGACCTGATCGTTGCCGTAACCGGAAACTCCGGCTGCGTCAGAGGCAAGGGATTCTGGGCGCATCAGTTCGGCGACAACGGCAACCACCAGATCAATGATGACACGCTCCAGGCCTATCTCTATATCATAGACCGTTTCAGCAGCGTGTTCTCTGAAAGCATCGGCATGACGACCATCGAAGAAGCCAAGCAGGTGTATTGGCCGGCCGGGGGCAACGGCAAAAAAGACAAAGACCTGGCCAAAAAAGAACAGGCCCTGGAACACTTTCTGGCGACCTGGCTGAACTTTGCCGACGGAGCGCTTTCGCTGGATATGCCGGTGGATACGGATTTTGACAACGTTCCGGACATGACTTTGGCTGAAGCCATCCTGTGGGTGGAAAGCATTCTGAACAATCCCGATTCGGACAAAGCCGACTTCATTCAGGCCAAAAATATCTGTGAAAGCATCAACAGCATGGGAGGCTGCGACTGA
- a CDS encoding PBP1A family penicillin-binding protein, with protein MVKTGFKKLKIPILLIVIAGIACGMTVGAFFALTRDLPQIRSLETYKPSATTQIFSADNILLDELFVEKRDPVPLEMVPDYLKSALIATEDRNFYRHTGIDLKGILRAIVRDIWAGEFVEGASTLTQQLSKTLFLTPRKTIVRKLKEALLAFHLERRYTKDEILELYLNQVYFGSGAYGVASAARIFFSKPIGELTLAECALIAAMPKAPSRFSPLINKALARQRRDIVLRQMHEIHIITDAQYRQALAEPVLTPDQGKFARNAPYFVEYIKNFLEDDIGSDRLYKGGLTVITTLSHDLQKAADQAAISGLRSLEGRMKKNGIAQPEPQCALVALDVQTGAILAMTGGRDFVQSPFNRATMALRQPGSAFKPIVYALAVERGFSQNQTILDAPVIFKGAKDGNDWQPENFSKTYLGEITLRKALALSENIPAVRLIETLGPAAVADFAFSLGIHSPLRPNLSLALGTSEITLMDLTSAYAVFPNRGKKIQPFGVLKVMDTAGRTVWQRAPQVHLAMSRTGAAIITDMLQGVIREGTGKMAVRLTFPLGGKTGTTNDFKDALFIGFSPSIAAGVWVGNDDFTPLGRGETGARAALPAWIEFMSQAHHDRPYHYFDIPDDVVSVRMDPQTGLPAPENSKNAVSAMFRKGMEPNR; from the coding sequence ATGGTTAAAACCGGTTTTAAAAAACTAAAAATCCCCATACTCCTGATCGTTATTGCCGGCATTGCCTGCGGCATGACGGTGGGGGCTTTTTTCGCCCTGACCCGCGATCTGCCCCAGATCCGTTCCCTGGAAACTTATAAACCATCGGCCACTACGCAGATATTTTCCGCCGACAATATTCTGCTGGACGAACTGTTTGTTGAAAAAAGGGATCCGGTCCCCCTTGAAATGGTACCCGACTATCTGAAATCAGCCCTGATTGCCACCGAAGACAGAAACTTTTACCGGCATACCGGGATAGACCTCAAGGGTATTCTGCGGGCCATTGTAAGAGATATCTGGGCGGGTGAGTTTGTGGAGGGGGCCAGCACGCTGACCCAGCAGCTTTCCAAAACCCTTTTTCTGACACCCCGCAAAACCATAGTCCGCAAGCTCAAAGAAGCCCTGCTGGCATTTCATCTGGAACGGCGCTACACCAAGGATGAAATCCTGGAGCTGTACCTGAATCAGGTCTATTTCGGCAGCGGCGCTTACGGGGTCGCGTCTGCTGCGCGTATATTTTTCAGTAAACCCATCGGCGAGCTGACCCTGGCGGAGTGCGCCCTTATCGCAGCCATGCCCAAAGCGCCCTCACGGTTTTCCCCGTTGATTAACAAAGCGCTTGCCCGACAACGCCGGGATATTGTTTTGCGACAGATGCATGAGATTCATATCATCACGGACGCACAATACCGGCAGGCGCTTGCTGAACCGGTTCTCACACCCGATCAAGGTAAATTTGCCCGGAACGCCCCCTACTTTGTTGAATATATTAAAAATTTTCTTGAAGATGACATCGGGTCGGATAGACTATACAAGGGCGGACTTACGGTCATAACGACCCTCTCTCATGATCTGCAAAAAGCAGCCGATCAAGCGGCCATCAGCGGTCTGCGATCCCTTGAAGGCCGTATGAAAAAAAACGGCATCGCCCAACCGGAGCCCCAGTGCGCGCTGGTTGCCCTGGACGTTCAGACCGGCGCCATCCTGGCGATGACCGGCGGCAGGGATTTCGTACAAAGCCCATTTAACCGAGCGACAATGGCCTTGCGCCAGCCGGGTTCGGCCTTTAAACCGATCGTCTATGCCCTGGCCGTTGAACGGGGCTTTTCCCAGAACCAGACAATCCTGGATGCACCGGTAATATTTAAAGGGGCCAAGGACGGAAATGACTGGCAGCCTGAAAATTTCTCAAAAACGTATCTGGGGGAAATAACCCTGCGAAAGGCTCTGGCCTTATCGGAAAATATCCCGGCCGTCAGGCTCATTGAGACTTTGGGACCGGCCGCCGTCGCCGATTTTGCTTTTTCTTTAGGGATTCACTCTCCGTTGCGGCCGAATCTTTCCTTGGCACTGGGAACCTCGGAAATCACCCTGATGGATCTGACATCCGCCTACGCGGTGTTTCCCAATCGGGGGAAAAAAATACAACCGTTCGGGGTATTAAAAGTAATGGATACGGCCGGTCGAACCGTCTGGCAGCGGGCACCCCAGGTTCATCTTGCGATGTCACGGACCGGGGCTGCGATCATTACCGATATGCTCCAGGGCGTGATTCGAGAAGGAACCGGAAAAATGGCCGTCCGCCTGACCTTCCCCCTCGGGGGCAAGACCGGAACCACCAATGATTTCAAAGACGCCCTTTTTATCGGTTTTTCGCCTTCCATCGCCGCCGGCGTTTGGGTTGGAAATGATGATTTCACTCCCTTGGGACGAGGTGAAACCGGGGCCCGGGCGGCGCTACCCGCCTGGATTGAGTTTATGAGCCAGGCGCATCACGACCGGCCTTATCATTACTTTGACATTCCCGACGACGTGGTGTCGGTGCGGATGGATCCCCAGACCGGCCTGCCGGCCCCGGAAAATTCAAAGAATGCAGTCTCTGCGATGTTCAGAAAGGGGATGGAGCCGAACCGATGA
- a CDS encoding biopolymer transporter ExbD, whose protein sequence is MKIQLNQSSKVRIELIPLIDIVFLLLVFFIYAILSMAVHRGLPVRLPSAAAAQIEKLTTLSVTITADGSTFVDKEPVPLSELAGVLKAKAAGKHQTGVLLFADRSLTYQKLFRVLDQIRSTGLNHVSLQAEWE, encoded by the coding sequence ATGAAAATCCAACTCAACCAAAGCAGTAAAGTTCGCATCGAACTGATCCCTTTGATCGATATCGTGTTTCTGCTGCTGGTTTTCTTTATCTATGCCATACTCTCCATGGCCGTTCATCGCGGCCTGCCGGTTCGTTTGCCGAGCGCCGCCGCTGCCCAAATTGAAAAACTGACGACCCTGTCCGTCACCATCACTGCGGACGGTTCAACCTTTGTGGACAAAGAACCGGTCCCTCTTTCCGAGTTGGCCGGCGTACTGAAAGCGAAAGCCGCCGGCAAGCATCAAACAGGCGTGCTCCTGTTTGCCGACCGCAGCCTCACCTATCAGAAGCTCTTCCGGGTTCTGGATCAAATCCGATCAACAGGCCTGAATCACGTCTCGCTTCAGGCCGAATGGGAGTAG
- a CDS encoding TonB family protein yields MKRILLSAIIAMGIHAYLLWADFGWMGKKPYLKPKPQMVTLALVSRPMPKAEPAPKLSKPAAKSTPEPAPEPKPKPTPKSEPESGRDRVSDIKAIPPPPEKQMPSQLISESQPVHYSKPDPITGEEKPDVPASPPGPEPRLRTILKTDEQKKAGSDGTVEQTPAPPLIREAKPRYRDNPPPHYPILARKRNYQGTVILEVFIDKNGRVADMKIFSSSGYTTLDKAARTTVEDWLFEPGMEGENKIEMWVKIPIRFQLK; encoded by the coding sequence TTGAAGCGGATATTGCTGTCAGCAATAATAGCAATGGGGATCCATGCCTATCTTCTGTGGGCGGATTTCGGCTGGATGGGGAAAAAACCTTATTTAAAACCGAAACCTCAAATGGTGACCCTGGCCCTGGTGTCCCGGCCGATGCCGAAAGCTGAACCCGCACCAAAACTTTCAAAACCGGCCGCGAAGTCAACACCTGAACCTGCACCCGAACCAAAACCAAAGCCCACGCCCAAATCAGAACCAGAATCCGGCCGCGATCGTGTCTCTGATATTAAGGCGATTCCCCCTCCACCGGAGAAGCAAATGCCTTCTCAGCTCATCTCTGAAAGCCAACCGGTTCACTATTCCAAGCCTGATCCGATAACCGGGGAAGAAAAACCGGATGTCCCTGCATCCCCACCCGGTCCTGAACCCCGGCTCCGGACAATACTGAAGACGGATGAACAGAAAAAAGCGGGTTCGGACGGGACTGTTGAACAAACTCCGGCCCCACCGCTCATCCGGGAGGCCAAACCCAGGTATCGCGACAATCCACCCCCGCATTATCCCATCCTGGCTCGAAAAAGAAACTACCAGGGCACCGTGATACTCGAAGTTTTCATTGATAAAAACGGCCGCGTCGCGGATATGAAGATATTTTCATCCAGCGGCTACACGACCCTGGACAAGGCCGCCCGGACCACTGTTGAAGACTGGTTATTTGAACCCGGTATGGAAGGGGAGAATAAAATTGAAATGTGGGTTAAGATACCGATCCGTTTTCAACTCAAATAG
- a CDS encoding YkvA family protein, with product MKSVIARWKQKARDLKKETFAIYLAYKDPRVPWYAKLLAACVVGYALSPIDLIPDPIPILGYLDDLVIVPLGIALVVRMIPPDVLQECRQKAETAFRQGKPKNWIAGAIIIVIWVIAFALTIFYLKKLFMK from the coding sequence ATGAAAAGCGTCATTGCGCGCTGGAAACAGAAAGCGCGCGATCTCAAAAAAGAAACGTTCGCCATTTATCTGGCGTATAAAGACCCGCGGGTTCCCTGGTATGCAAAGCTGCTGGCTGCCTGCGTGGTGGGGTATGCCTTAAGCCCGATAGATCTGATACCCGATCCGATCCCGATTCTGGGTTATTTGGATGATCTTGTGATCGTCCCACTCGGCATTGCGCTGGTTGTCAGAATGATTCCGCCCGATGTCCTGCAGGAATGCCGGCAAAAAGCTGAAACAGCTTTCCGCCAGGGCAAACCAAAGAATTGGATAGCTGGCGCTATTATTATCGTTATATGGGTCATTGCTTTTGCTCTAACAATTTTCTATTTGAAAAAATTGTTCATGAAATAG
- a CDS encoding N-acetyltransferase codes for MIRKAQIKDIKAIHSLLQQYGNKGELLPRPLSKLYDHIRDFLVCLDGPDETVVGCCALQICWEDMAEIRSLAVHPQHQKRKIGAKLVEAALADAQTFKVAKVFTLTYQPEFFKKHGFSQIEISELPLKIWGDCLACVKFPNCDEIALMKELN; via the coding sequence ATGATTCGCAAAGCCCAAATAAAGGATATCAAAGCCATTCACAGCCTGCTGCAGCAATACGGCAACAAGGGCGAACTGCTTCCGCGGCCGTTGAGCAAGCTCTATGATCATATCAGGGATTTTCTGGTTTGTTTAGACGGCCCCGACGAAACCGTCGTGGGCTGCTGCGCATTGCAGATCTGCTGGGAAGACATGGCCGAAATCCGCTCCCTGGCCGTGCACCCGCAGCATCAGAAAAGGAAAATCGGCGCCAAACTGGTGGAAGCCGCCCTTGCCGATGCGCAAACATTTAAAGTGGCCAAAGTGTTTACCCTCACCTACCAGCCGGAATTTTTTAAAAAACATGGGTTTTCACAGATTGAAATTTCGGAACTGCCCCTCAAGATCTGGGGAGATTGCCTGGCCTGCGTCAAATTCCCCAATTGCGATGAAATCGCGTTGATGAAGGAACTGAACTAA